The Desulfovibrio sp. JC010 genomic interval TTCCCGTTGATCAGAAAAATATCTGAATTGCCGTTCATGGTCAGGGTGGCGGCCATGTTACCGTCCGGAAGAAAATCCGGGCCGATCACGGTGTTTCCGGGAAAACTCTTCTGGTCAATCTTTCCGGTGGCCCGGTCCCAGACACAAAGCAGGTGCTGCCGTGATCCCAGCCGGGTAAAAACCAGCCTGTTGCCGTCCGGCGACCAGTTGGGACTCAGGTTAATACCGCCAAGGGAACTGATCTGCCTGAGATTTCGACCCTGCGGGCTGACCGTATAAATTTCCTTGGTCTTGCCTATCTTACGCACAAAAGCGATGGAAGACTCAAAAAATCCGTCCCGTCCGGTCAAAATACGCATCAGGTGAGAGCTGAAGCGGTCCGCAATACGGGGCAGCATCTCTTCGGTGACCATGGAATATTTCTTACCGAGAATGGTCCGCCCGTTAAAAGTACCGATACAGCGGACAAGCAGGTTCTTCTCCCCGTTAGGGCGTATTTCCCAACCCGTAGTCAACGCGAGGTCAACCTTGGACAGGCGCAACGGTTTGATATCGATATCACCGGGGCGCACACCGCGTGACGGATCACCGCCCAGAATATCGGTAAGAGGGACGATGTTCAGAAACGGAAGGTAGCCGAGATCCTTGGCAAGATCCTTACTGAAAGTCCCGGCCTCAGCAGGCAGGGGCAGATCCTTATCCTTGGAACCTTCGTACTTTCCGGCAGGCACGGTTTTCGGCGGCAGCAGGATGATATTCACCTTGCGCTGGCCGGGACCGTAAATATCCACAGTCAGGGTATCCGCCGCAAAAACATTGGCAGCAGCCAGTACCAGCAGCAACATTGCCGCCAGCATCGCGTAAGCGGATTTCATTATCTTCAACTTAATTTTTCTCATAAATTTAAACCTGCCCTACTGATCAAGATCATGCAGGTTGAAGTTTACAACGAGAGTCCTGATGGATGTTCCCGGAGGTTCGGGAAGCACTTCGGTATCACGCAGCGCGGTCATTACCGAATCATCAAAATCAACATTGCCCGATGAATCCAGCAGTTTGATATCGCTGATTTCACCGTTGGATTTCAACTGGATCTGCACCCGGGCCATGAGGTTCTGCTTCTGACCGAAGACCGGGTAACGCCAGTTTTTACGCACCGCTTCCTTCACAATGGAAGCATAAACCTGAACCAGCCCGGAAGCTCCGGCAGTGCCGTCAGCGGAACCGGTTACAGCTGTGGCCTTTGCACTCTTGCTGAGTGAGGCCAGATCGCTGGCAACAGCCTGTCGCTCAGCTTTTTCCTGTTTCTCCACCATTTTGGTGAGAGCAGCAAGGTCAGCGGCAAGGGCATCTTCCGCTGAAACTTCAGGTTTCTTTTCTACTTTTTTCTCAACTTTTTTGGGTGGTGTTTTCTTGGCCACCTTTTTGGTTTCAGGCTTCTTGGGCTCGGCCGTTTTAGGAGGAGCTTTCTTTTCAACCTTTTTAACAGGCTTCTTCTTAGCCGTGGTCTTTACTTTTTTGGGTGAAATTTTCTTGGTGTCCGGCTTGGGCTTAGGCTTGGCTTTGGGCTTGGGAGCAGGCTTCGGGGCCGGAGCTTTAGTGGATTCGGGTTTGACTTTAGGGGCAGCTTTGGGTTTGGCCGCAGGAATGGCTACAGCATTGGGCTTGGAGAGCTTGGAAGCAGCTTTCGGAGCAGGGGCTTTTTTTACAGCGGGCGCAGCAGGCAGAGGGGCAAGGCTGACCAGATCAACCTTGTACACAGGCATATCAAGGGAAATCTTCACCGGAGGTGAGACTGTCCATGTCAGAGCCAAAAGTATCAGACCCGCATGAAGCAGTAAAGATATGAAAAGGCCGATGATTTTCATCAATAAATTCGCCTGTCCCTAAACTATTTCTTTTTCTTTTCGACAGGTTCGGCAACCACGCCCAGCCTGTCGATTCCGGCGGCCTTGATCTCGCCCATGACCTTTACCACTTCGCCGTAAGCAACGTTCTTGTCAGCACGCAGAAAAAGCATTTTATTCTGCTTTTTGACCAGCTTTTCCAGATGGCCCTGCAATTCGTCCATCCCGACCTTGTATTCATCAAGATAGATTTCACCTTTATCATTGATGGAAAGCACAAGATGCTCGTTATCCTGCGGCAGAGAGCGTACAGTGCGGGTCTGGGGCAGATCGACCTCCACGCCCTGAGTCATCAACGGTGCAGTAACCATGAAGATGATCAGCAGCACCAGCATGACATCCACAAAGGGAGTCACGTTGATTTCTGCCAGCATGCCCCGGTTGTTGGTGGATATACCCATGGTCTACTCCTCTGCTACGGAGCTTTTGCCGGAAGGCTCAACCCATGAAACTTCGCGTTCCACACGGTTGAGGAAAGTACCTGCAAAGTTGACCAGTTCGGTCTCGATTCCGTTCAGCACGCCAAGGAAAAAGTTGTAGAAAATGGTTGCCGGAATCGCTACACCGAGGCCAATGGCAGTGGCAACCAACGCTTCGGAAATACCGGGTGCAACAGCAGCCAAAGCGGCGGACTTTGCAGAACCGATGGCGTGGAAAGAATTCATGATCCCCCAGACAGTACCGAACAGCCCGATAAACGGGGCACCGTTGGCGCAGGTTGCCAGAAAAGAAAGGGAGGTGGTCAGCTTTTTCATTTCAGAGCTGACTTTACGGCGCAGGATACGGCGCAGGGTATCTTTGATCAGCCTGCGCTTATGGCTGGCACTGACCGCAGATTTCTCCAACACACGGTATTCCTTCACCGCCGCGGTTCCGATACGGTTCAGGGGAGAAGCTTCGGTTTTGCTGATCTCAGTCAGGCCGGAAGAAAGAGAATCAGCCTCTTCCATGATCTCATTGCCTTTGAGGATAAGAGTCCGTGCCCGGCCGAGGGAAATCAGTTTCCAGAAAATGATTGTCCAGCTCCAGAGAGACATGGCAGCCAGCAGGCCAAGCACACATTTGACCACAATGGTGGCCTGATCGAGCATCGCAAAAATTCCGCCCTGAGGTAAGAAATCCATAATGCACCGCACCTTTTAAATAATTATTTCAGCTCAAGTTCTGCACAATGGCAGGCAGAACATCTTCCGCCGCGCCCTGAATAAACACATCACTGAATGATGTGTAGGCGGACGGAGCCTTGTTTATCTCAATAATTTTTCCCCCGGCACCCTGAATCCTCGGCGGGATCAGACTGGCGGGCACAACGCCCCCGGAGGTTCCGGCCACAATGACCAGATCGGACTGGTCCGCAAGCTCAAACGCCGAAGCGTAAGCTTCAGACGGAATCTGCTCGCCGAAAAAGACCAGGTCGGGCCTGACGACCCCGGAACATTCAGGACAGCGCACCGGGAGTTCCGTCCCCGGCTTTATCTTCTCCGCCGCATAGGGGGAAAAGCATTCCATGCAGTAAAATTCACTGCAATTGCCATGAAATTCAATTACATTCCGCGATCCGGACCGCTGGTGCAACCCGTCGATATTCTGGGTGATCACACCGTGTATGTAGCCGTCTTTCTCCAGCTGCGCCAAACCCTTATGACCTGCATTAGGTTCGGCACTTTTAAGCATGGAGTCAGCTTCCAGTAGAAACTTCCAGACCGTAACCGGATCACTCTGCAAGGCCCGGATGGAAGCGACCTTCTCCGGATCATGCTTGGACCACAGCCCGCCCGGACTGCGGAAATCCGGTATACCGCTGGCAACGGACATCCCGGCCCCGGTCAAAGCAACGGCGCAACGCGCTCTGCTGATCAGCTGCGCTGCTTCTTTTATTCCGGCACTGAGTTTATCCATCGGCGACCTTTAATCTACCGCTTCATGATTTTCTGAACCAGTTCGCGGGAGTTTTCCTCAGCCTGTGCGTATTCTTCAAGAGCAAGCCCGGCACCAAGAGCAACCTTGCGGCGCATATCCAGCCCCACCAGATCACCGGGCGCGTGGGCATCGTTATTGATAACCAGCTTGGCCCCGTGCTTGCGGGCCAGCGCGGCCACATGACCGTTGGTCAGACTGTGCCCCTTGCGGGTGGTAATCTCCAGACAGACCCCGTACTCGGCGGCCAGCTTCACTTCCACATCGGTAATCATGCCCGGATGGGCCAGCACGTCCACTTTAGCCTCGATAGCGGCGAGGTTGGTGCCTTCCGCCACAGGCTCCACAACGGTTTCACCGTGGCAGACCACAATCTGTGCTCCGGCTTTACGGGCGTACTCGGTCATTTCCCCGATGAGTCCCGGAGGAACGTGGGTCAGCTCCACTCCGGCGAAGACGTCAATATCAAAATAATGGCCATGGTTCTTTGCAAATCTGCGAACATTTTCAAGAATTATATCAATGTTGCTGGAATCGGCATGGTCGGTCATGGCCAGAGCACGGTAGCCCGCCACTTTGGCCCGCCTTGCCAGTTCCGCAGGAATAAGTTCGCCGTCGCTGAAAACTGTGTGGGTATGGAAATCAATCATCGGATTACTCTACATTTTATATTTAAAGTCATCAGGGGAAAGCCCTTCAAGCTCGTCATCCCAGCCGGACTTCTCTTCTACTTTTTCTTCAATATCCTTGGTGCCGGCAACGTCGAGCACTTTCTGAGAGACCCGCACCGGACAGTCCGCACGCACGGCAAGGGCAACGGCATCGGAAGGACGGGAATCAATAGCCACCAGATCACCATCCTTACGGACCATGATCTCGGCATAAAAAGTGCCCTTATCAATATCAACGATATCTACGGACACAACTTCCCCGTCAAAAGTGGCAATGGTGGACAAAAGCAGGTCATGGGTCATGGGCCGGGGAAATGAAACTTCATTAAGCACCATGGAAATCGCCATAGCCTCCATGGCCCCGATCCAGATAGGCAGCATTATGCCCAAATCATCACTTTTCAAGACCAGAACCGGGGTCTCGGTATCACTTTCCACCGCCAGACCGTAAACCTGCATTTCTACCATGGTTCGCCTACCTTCGCTCCCACAAGGGAATGATTCTTGGCTTCGGTGATCTTCACCTTGACCAGTTTGCCTCCGAGCTTCTGCTCTTCACCATAACCCGCAAAGTGAACATTGACCACCCGCCCGCCGGGATCTTTGCCCCGCCATGACATTCCGCCGGCTTCCTGCCGTTTACTGGGACGCTCCAGCAGAACCACGGTATCGCGACCGACTAAAGCTTCTAGACTTTCTCTAGTAATACGGTTTTGCCTTTCCTGCAAGCGGGCAAGTCTGGCCTGCGCAACATCTTCGGGAACTTTGGGCTTCATCTTAACTGCCGCAACGCCCGGACGGTCTGAATATTTAAAGGAAAAACTGCTTTCATAACGCACCCGTTCCAGCATATCCATGGTCTGCTCAAAATCTTCGTCAGTCTCACCGGGGAAGCCCACAATCAGGTCCGTGGTCAAAGAAATATCAGGGCAGGCTTCTTTCAGCCCGGCAACTATTCCCAGATAACGTTCACTATCATATTTGCGGCCCATCTTCTTGAGCATGTTATCCGATCCGGACTGCACCGGCAGATGCAGGCTGGGGCAGAGGTTAGGCAATTCACCGAAAGCCTTGATCACTTCCGGCGCAATATCTTTGGGATGGGAGGTGGTAAAGCGGATGCGCTCCAGCCCTTCAATGGCGGAAATCTTGTAGAGCAACTCCGCGAAGGTGATGTCCTCACCCTTTTTATCCATGCCGAAACTGTTCACATTCTGACCCAGCAGACAGATTTCGCGGATACCGGATTTAACCAGATGTTCACATTCCTTAATCACAGCTTCCGAAGAGCGGGATTTCTGGCGGCCACGGGTATAAGGAACGATGCAGTAAGCGCAGAAGTTATCGCAGCCCTGCATGATATTCACAAAAGCCTGACCGGGAATGGTCCCGATGCCCGGAGGAATCAAATCCGCATTAGGCTGCACTTCGCCGCCCTCGCGTTCCGGGTAATCCCCCAGAAAATCGGTCAGCACCAGCCGCTTTTCATGATCAGCAGCCAGCTCAACCAAAGCGTCCGGGACCTGCGCAATACCGTCACTGCCGAAAACAAGACGCACGTGGGGGAATTTCTCCAGAAAGCCGTCCCCGATCTGCTGCGCAACACAACCGCCCACAGCCGCAAAGCTGCCCGGCTTCTTGCACAAGGGTGCCAAGCGGCCCAGCACGCTGTAGACCTTCTGTTCCGGTTTTTCACGCACGGAACAGGTGTTAAGAATAAATATATCTGCTTCAGATTCTTTGACAGCTGTCCAGCCACGGCTCTCCATGGCCCGGATCAGCCAGTCTGAATCGTGAACGTTCATCTGACATCCGAATGTTAGTACTGTAAATTTCATACCCGGCTCATACGCTATATATATATGATGGTAAAGGATGATGGGGGGGGCTTGAAGCGAGGTGGGGTGAGGGGAAAAATTAGCCCCCGGACCGGGGGCCGGGGGCTTTAATTATTTGATGATCTCTACGCTATCTAAAGGGATCCCCTTCATGCAATGCCTACAATAAAATTTAGGTTCAGACGCAAGATAGTAAAAAGCAGGAGAAAGAAACAACAACTCAGTATAGTAATTAACATTATCTCCAGTAATAAGGTCATAAACAAAAAAAGACATTCGCCCTAATAACCATGACAACCCCAATTCTCTATAAGAAAATGTTTTTAATTCATTATTACATTCTAGACATTTTAATTTTGTCCTAAAGAAAATGTAATAAAAAACAAAAACGCCACATACAATCAATAACAATTCATTATGAGTCATCTTATCTCTTATTTTTGCTTTTCATTTGACTAAAATAATCACCATTCACATTTTGCCTCTGCTCCAGCAGACCTTTCTCAACATCATATTCATAATTGTCTTTAATTGCTTTACCAAGCCCTTCCGCCATTCCGAAAGACCCAGTGACTAGTCCCCATGCAGCACCGACTGGACCATATTTAGCAGCTCCATCTTTTGCACCATCTATCGCTAGTCTCTTTTGCATTTTTCATCATTGTATTACACATCCCCCGCTTCTTATCAGTCACATATTCCGCATATTTCATTGCATTCTTCTCATCACCTCGAAAAGTATCAATAGTCTTAGCTATAGCTTTATTTGTTGCCTTATAACCTCTTTTAGCTGCCTTCCCAGCGGCATCATAAATATCTCCAAGACTATCCCATACACCGTCGCCATCTTTATCTTGCTCCGTAGCATTTGGCGTACCCGGCTTGGAAGCTGGCTGCCCATTAGGATCAACAGTATTCGTCAAAGGACTGGACAAAGCATTGGCTTTTTCCATACCCGCACGCCGCTGATTATCCCTCTTATCCGCTGCGGCAGCACGGTCCCTTTTCGCCTGCTCTTATAATTCGCATTGATTTGAAATAAAAATTTGCCCCCGGACCGGGGTCCGGGGGCTTGCTGATTAATTTATGGGAGTTGGTTTATCGTTTTGCAGTTGTAGCACTTGTATCCTTCTTCTTTGAAAAGATAATAACACCCTGCAATGGCGAGAAGGATGCTAACCGTAAAATCATCAAAATCAAAAAAAGCTACAACTATTGCTAACCCCAAAGCAGCCAATAAATACATATACGCCAAAGATCTTTTTGGAGTTGCCAAATATTTATGTCCGCAGTTTGAACAAATAATTTCTTTATTTGTACGAACAGTATAAAAAAGCAAGATCGCAGTATAGCAAATAAGAGCAATTGTTATGATTGCAAATTCCATTATGTAAAATCCCTTTTGTGTGTATTGGGTTTGGCTGTTCCAAGAATTCCGAAGGCATCTTCCATTTCTTTTCTGTCTACACCAAATTTGTCAGAGAGAGCCTTAAATCCTACTTTCTTGAGTCCGCCCCATGCAGAACCATAAAAACCACCAGCTATAGCTCCTGCGAGCACACCCGGAGGGCCAAAAACACTTCCCGCGTAAGCACCTAACCCAATTGCTCCTCCAACTCCCCCGATTAACGCCCCTTCACCTAAATCCGTAAGACCAAAGTCATCTTTATCCTTCTTACCTTTATTGGCACGAGCATCCCCACGCAACCGAGCTTCCCGAAGCTCTGAACCAGCACGAGCTATATTATCCTTCCTCGCCTTTTCATCAGCACGTTGCTTTTTAGCCACCTCTTTATAGGTTTTCTCCATCTCCCGAGCATGTTGTGCGCTAGTTTTAGCCGGATCATTTTGAGTTGTATTCGGCTTAGCTTGCCCGTTAGGATCAACAGTATTCGTCAAAGGACTGGACAAAGCATTGGCTTTTTCCATACCCGCACGCCGCTGATTATCCCTCTTCGCCGCAGCAGCAAGAGCCTTATTATCTTTTGCAAGCTGCTGAGCATCAAACTTAGCCTGCTTATCCGCTAATTCGGCAGCACTTTGCGCCACTGCCTTACCTTTTTGAGCACCGGATTGATTTAGGGCAGTTAAAGCTGTTGCGTTCCCTTGGGTGTAATTCGTATTATTGGCCGCGTTTTGGCCACCGTTTGTAATATTTCGATTCTGCCCTTCACCGCCGAAGCCGCCGCTCCCAAAAGAAGCACTACCCCTTGCCCCTGCATGCGCTGAACCTGACACACCTAAGCCTAATGAGTCCCCTCCAAGACTTCCACCAAAGGAAGCACTACCGTGTGCTCCCGCATGTCCCGACCCCGAAACATCAAACAACCCCACCCGATCAATAAAATTAACCGGATCATCAGCACAATACCCGTATACATCCACGTCCCCGCCAGCAAGCCCCAGCGGATCGGGCTGGATGAACCTGCCGATGGTTGGGTTGTATTCGCGATAGCCGAAATGGACCAGCCTGGTATCCTTGTCGTACAGCCCGGCAGCGAATCCAAGGGGGATTTCCATCTGCTTATTGGTATCGACAATCACATTTCCGAACGAATCACGGATAATACGCTTTACCTCATTTCCCTCACCGTTTGCAACCATATAAATAGTCCCCACCTGATCAGCAGCAAAATAATACACGTTTTCTTTGAATCGCATGGCAATGGGATCGCCGTCTTCATCGTAAGCAAACTCCCGGCTATTGCCGAAACGGTCTACCACAGCGGACAGGGTGGTGAAATCATGCCAGTGGTATGTTTCCACTTTATGGCTGTTGATTGATTTGGAGATACGCTTGCCTTCGGAATCAATTTCGTAGCTGATACGGGTGCCGTCCGACAGCTTAACCAGCTGTAATTGCCCGGAATCATCATAGCTGTAACGGGTTGTTTCCGGTCCATGCTGCTTCAGAATCAGACGGCCCTGCCCGTCATAGGAATATTTCACATTCCCGGCCTTTTCCAGCCGCAAGCCCGGACCGTAACGAAAAGAACGTTGCGGAATCCGTGAGGTCACGCCGAAATAGCGTTCCCCGGATTTTCCGTACAAATACTCCTCGATCAGGTCTTCGTTGCTCCAGACCTTATGCAGCCTGCCCCCGGCGTCATATTCGTAGCGCAACCTCTGGGTAAAATTATCAAATGCCACCAGCCGCCCGGCAATGCGTCCGTTTTCATCGCGCATGGTTGCCAGCATGGAAAAAGGTTCCGATGTTCCCGGCACGATAAATGGAGTTACCCGCACCGCATCTTCGGGATTGTACTCCACATTGTCGCGCTCAAATTCATCAAACAAATCTACGCCTGTCCCGCTCTGGGGTACACGGGGATTGCCTTCCCCCTTAAAATCGTAAGACATAAAAGGCCTCCAAGATTAGAAATTTCAGGAGCTGCCATGAATCCCTGTGATCCACAGCTATATTCTCCCGGATATTTCTAATTTAGCGGACAACCCGGACCTGAATCAGGCGGTTCAGGTCCGCCCAAAAAAAAGAGCCTCCCGCACACGCGGAAGACTCTTTCTCTCAATATATATTTTACTTCAACCTAGAAAAAATCAGGATCAACAGCAGCCTTGCCGTTCTCAAGCATGACCTTGTAAAATCTGACCACTTTTTCATCAACCGGAACTATCGGGAAATTTTTCCGGCAGGCATCGCAGGTAGCCATGGCTGGCTGTGTGGGTGCGATGTAGGGCACTTCCCGGCCGCAGAACGGGCAGGGAAACATGAAAATTATCTCCATTCCGCTGGGCTTTACCGGAGACAAAGGTCTTGATCCAGACATTAATTATCCTTTTAAGAGGTCTTTTCCGGTCATTTCTTCAGGAACGGAAATACCCATGTGATTCAAAATTGTGGGTGCGATGTCGCAAAGTGCGCCTTCTACAGGTGCCTTGCCCTCGAATGCGTCGCCGATGAAGACCAGCGGTACGTTGTTCAGGCTGTGCGCGGTTTGCGGGCCGCCGTTACCGTCAATCATTTCCTCGGCGTTGCCGTGGTCGGCAGTGAGGAAAATGGATCCGCCCTGCGCTTTCACCGCTTCTACGATTTTGCCGACACATTCGTCAACAGTTTCGCAGGCTTTGATTGCAGCCGGGATAATGCCTGAATGGCCGACCATGTCAAGGTTGGCGAGGTTGCAGATGCACAGCGGGTAATCGGGCAGGGCATCGATCAGCTTGTCGGTTACTTCCTCGGCACTCATCTGCGGTTTAAGATCGTAGGTGGCCACATCACGCGGAGAAGGAACAAGAATGCGGTCTTCGCCCTCGAAAGGCTCTTCGCGTCCGCCGTTCATGAAATAGGTTACGTGGGCGTACTTCTCGGTCTCGGCAATACGCAGCTGCTTCAGCCCCTTATCCGCCACAACTTCCCCGATGGGATTGCTGATGTTCAGCGGAGGAAAAGCATTGGGAAAATCAAAATCAGACTCGTACTGGGTCATGGTTACGAAACCGCTCAATTCAGGAGTCTTCGAACGATCAAATTCGCTGAAATCCTTCACCGCAAGCACGCGGCAGATCTGGCGTGCACGGTCAGCACGGAAATTGAAGAAAAAGACACCGTCACCGTCTTTCAGGGTTCCGTCTACACCGGAAACAAGACGCGGCTTGATGAATTCGTCAGTTTCGCCAGCAGCGTAGGCATCTTCAACACCCTTGACCGGATTAGAGACTTCCTGACCTTCACCGAGAACCAGTGCTTTGTAGGAAAGCTCGTTGCGCTCGTAGTGCTTATCACGGTCCATGGAGTAATAACGACCGGAAATGGAAGCCACTTTACCGGCTCCGATTTCAGCCATCTTGTCCACCAACTGCTGCATGTAGCCCTTACCGCTGGTGGGAGAGGTATCACGGCCGTCCATAAAAGCATGAACAAGAATTTCCTTGATCCCGGCATCCCTGGCAACTTCAATCAGCGCGTAAAGATGATTGATGTGCGAGTGTACGCCGCCGTCGGAAAGAAGGCCCATGTAGTGCAGACGCCCGTCCGCAGCTTTGACATCTTCCATGAGCTTGCTGATGG includes:
- a CDS encoding protein tolB, translating into MRKIKLKIMKSAYAMLAAMLLLVLAAANVFAADTLTVDIYGPGQRKVNIILLPPKTVPAGKYEGSKDKDLPLPAEAGTFSKDLAKDLGYLPFLNIVPLTDILGGDPSRGVRPGDIDIKPLRLSKVDLALTTGWEIRPNGEKNLLVRCIGTFNGRTILGKKYSMVTEEMLPRIADRFSSHLMRILTGRDGFFESSIAFVRKIGKTKEIYTVSPQGRNLRQISSLGGINLSPNWSPDGNRLVFTRLGSRQHLLCVWDRATGKIDQKSFPGNTVIGPDFLPDGNMAATLTMNGNSDIFLINGNYKPKKALAKSWAIEVSPDFDSTGQKMVFTSARFGNPHIFLLDMKSGVVTRVTTKGKYNTNPTISPDGRFVAFSRQTPMGHRIFVHDLTNGRERQLTFGPGNDEEPAFGPDGYYIAFSSSRSGKYKIYLTTRHGDPAMLVPTGSGVAKAPAWGKAHKS
- the tolA gene encoding cell envelope integrity protein TolA; this translates as MKIIGLFISLLLHAGLILLALTWTVSPPVKISLDMPVYKVDLVSLAPLPAAPAVKKAPAPKAASKLSKPNAVAIPAAKPKAAPKVKPESTKAPAPKPAPKPKAKPKPKPDTKKISPKKVKTTAKKKPVKKVEKKAPPKTAEPKKPETKKVAKKTPPKKVEKKVEKKPEVSAEDALAADLAALTKMVEKQEKAERQAVASDLASLSKSAKATAVTGSADGTAGASGLVQVYASIVKEAVRKNWRYPVFGQKQNLMARVQIQLKSNGEISDIKLLDSSGNVDFDDSVMTALRDTEVLPEPPGTSIRTLVVNFNLHDLDQ
- the tolR gene encoding protein TolR, translating into MGISTNNRGMLAEINVTPFVDVMLVLLIIFMVTAPLMTQGVEVDLPQTRTVRSLPQDNEHLVLSINDKGEIYLDEYKVGMDELQGHLEKLVKKQNKMLFLRADKNVAYGEVVKVMGEIKAAGIDRLGVVAEPVEKKKK
- a CDS encoding MotA/TolQ/ExbB proton channel family protein; amino-acid sequence: MDFLPQGGIFAMLDQATIVVKCVLGLLAAMSLWSWTIIFWKLISLGRARTLILKGNEIMEEADSLSSGLTEISKTEASPLNRIGTAAVKEYRVLEKSAVSASHKRRLIKDTLRRILRRKVSSEMKKLTTSLSFLATCANGAPFIGLFGTVWGIMNSFHAIGSAKSAALAAVAPGISEALVATAIGLGVAIPATIFYNFFLGVLNGIETELVNFAGTFLNRVEREVSWVEPSGKSSVAEE
- a CDS encoding NAD-dependent deacylase; protein product: MDKLSAGIKEAAQLISRARCAVALTGAGMSVASGIPDFRSPGGLWSKHDPEKVASIRALQSDPVTVWKFLLEADSMLKSAEPNAGHKGLAQLEKDGYIHGVITQNIDGLHQRSGSRNVIEFHGNCSEFYCMECFSPYAAEKIKPGTELPVRCPECSGVVRPDLVFFGEQIPSEAYASAFELADQSDLVIVAGTSGGVVPASLIPPRIQGAGGKIIEINKAPSAYTSFSDVFIQGAAEDVLPAIVQNLS
- a CDS encoding histidinol phosphate phosphatase domain-containing protein, which codes for MIDFHTHTVFSDGELIPAELARRAKVAGYRALAMTDHADSSNIDIILENVRRFAKNHGHYFDIDVFAGVELTHVPPGLIGEMTEYARKAGAQIVVCHGETVVEPVAEGTNLAAIEAKVDVLAHPGMITDVEVKLAAEYGVCLEITTRKGHSLTNGHVAALARKHGAKLVINNDAHAPGDLVGLDMRRKVALGAGLALEEYAQAEENSRELVQKIMKR
- a CDS encoding bifunctional nuclease family protein, which codes for MVEMQVYGLAVESDTETPVLVLKSDDLGIMLPIWIGAMEAMAISMVLNEVSFPRPMTHDLLLSTIATFDGEVVSVDIVDIDKGTFYAEIMVRKDGDLVAIDSRPSDAVALAVRADCPVRVSQKVLDVAGTKDIEEKVEEKSGWDDELEGLSPDDFKYKM
- the miaB gene encoding tRNA (N6-isopentenyl adenosine(37)-C2)-methylthiotransferase MiaB; amino-acid sequence: MKFTVLTFGCQMNVHDSDWLIRAMESRGWTAVKESEADIFILNTCSVREKPEQKVYSVLGRLAPLCKKPGSFAAVGGCVAQQIGDGFLEKFPHVRLVFGSDGIAQVPDALVELAADHEKRLVLTDFLGDYPEREGGEVQPNADLIPPGIGTIPGQAFVNIMQGCDNFCAYCIVPYTRGRQKSRSSEAVIKECEHLVKSGIREICLLGQNVNSFGMDKKGEDITFAELLYKISAIEGLERIRFTTSHPKDIAPEVIKAFGELPNLCPSLHLPVQSGSDNMLKKMGRKYDSERYLGIVAGLKEACPDISLTTDLIVGFPGETDEDFEQTMDMLERVRYESSFSFKYSDRPGVAAVKMKPKVPEDVAQARLARLQERQNRITRESLEALVGRDTVVLLERPSKRQEAGGMSWRGKDPGGRVVNVHFAGYGEEQKLGGKLVKVKITEAKNHSLVGAKVGEPW
- a CDS encoding RHS repeat domain-containing protein; its protein translation is MSYDFKGEGNPRVPQSGTGVDLFDEFERDNVEYNPEDAVRVTPFIVPGTSEPFSMLATMRDENGRIAGRLVAFDNFTQRLRYEYDAGGRLHKVWSNEDLIEEYLYGKSGERYFGVTSRIPQRSFRYGPGLRLEKAGNVKYSYDGQGRLILKQHGPETTRYSYDDSGQLQLVKLSDGTRISYEIDSEGKRISKSINSHKVETYHWHDFTTLSAVVDRFGNSREFAYDEDGDPIAMRFKENVYYFAADQVGTIYMVANGEGNEVKRIIRDSFGNVIVDTNKQMEIPLGFAAGLYDKDTRLVHFGYREYNPTIGRFIQPDPLGLAGGDVDVYGYCADDPVNFIDRVGLFDVSGSGHAGAHGSASFGGSLGGDSLGLGVSGSAHAGARGSASFGSGGFGGEGQNRNITNGGQNAANNTNYTQGNATALTALNQSGAQKGKAVAQSAAELADKQAKFDAQQLAKDNKALAAAAKRDNQRRAGMEKANALSSPLTNTVDPNGQAKPNTTQNDPAKTSAQHAREMEKTYKEVAKKQRADEKARKDNIARAGSELREARLRGDARANKGKKDKDDFGLTDLGEGALIGGVGGAIGLGAYAGSVFGPPGVLAGAIAGGFYGSAWGGLKKVGFKALSDKFGVDRKEMEDAFGILGTAKPNTHKRDFT
- the gpmI gene encoding 2,3-bisphosphoglycerate-independent phosphoglycerate mutase produces the protein MSQQTGAPSVLLILDGWGIAPEGKGNAVSLANTPVLDGLLESCPQTQLKCAGRAVGLPDGFMGNSEVGHTNIGAGRVVYQDMTRIDISIEKHELASNAAISKLMEDVKAADGRLHYMGLLSDGGVHSHINHLYALIEVARDAGIKEILVHAFMDGRDTSPTSGKGYMQQLVDKMAEIGAGKVASISGRYYSMDRDKHYERNELSYKALVLGEGQEVSNPVKGVEDAYAAGETDEFIKPRLVSGVDGTLKDGDGVFFFNFRADRARQICRVLAVKDFSEFDRSKTPELSGFVTMTQYESDFDFPNAFPPLNISNPIGEVVADKGLKQLRIAETEKYAHVTYFMNGGREEPFEGEDRILVPSPRDVATYDLKPQMSAEEVTDKLIDALPDYPLCICNLANLDMVGHSGIIPAAIKACETVDECVGKIVEAVKAQGGSIFLTADHGNAEEMIDGNGGPQTAHSLNNVPLVFIGDAFEGKAPVEGALCDIAPTILNHMGISVPEEMTGKDLLKG